The following are encoded in a window of Hemicordylus capensis ecotype Gifberg chromosome 12, rHemCap1.1.pri, whole genome shotgun sequence genomic DNA:
- the LHX1 gene encoding LIM/homeobox protein Lhx1 isoform X2, translated as MKVHQKPIRCFGTKCAGCAQGISPSDLVRRARSKVFHLNCFTCMMCNKQLSTGEELYIIDENKFVCKEDYLSNSNPAKENSLHSATTGSDPSLSPDSQDPCQDDAKDSESANVSDKEVGSNENDDQNLGAKRRGPRTTIKAKQLETLKAAFAATPKPTRHIREQLAQETGLNMRVIQVWFQNRRSKERRMKQLSALGARRHAFFRSPRRMRPLVDRLEPGELIPNGPFSFYGDYQSEYYGPGSNYDFFPQGPPSSQAQTPVDLPFVPSSGPPGTPLGGMEHPLPGHHPSSEAQRFTDIMSHPPGDSPSPEPNLPGSLHSMSAEVFGPSPPFSSISVNGGANYGSHLSHPPEMNEAAVW; from the exons GTGTTTCGGGACCAAGTGTGCCGGGTGCGCGCAGGGCATCTCCCCCTCGGACCTGGTGCGGCGAGCGCGGAGCAAAGTCTTTCACTTGAACTGTTTCACCTGCATGATGTGCAACAAGCAGCTCTCCACCGGGGAGGAGCTCTACATCATCGACGAGAACAAGTTCGTCTGCAAGGAGGATTACCTGAGCAACAGCAACCCTGCCAAAGAGAACAGCCTGCACTCCG CCACCACTGGCAGCGACCCCAGCCTCTCCCCGGATTCCCAAGACCCTTGCCAGGACGACGCCAAGGACTCGGAGAGCGCCAACGTGTCCGACAAGGAGGTGGGCAGCAACGAGAACGACGACCAAAACCTGGGGGCCAAGCGGAGGGGCCCCCGCACCACCATCAAGGCCAAGCAGCTGGAGACCCTCAAGGCCGCCTTCGCCgccacccccaagcccacgcgGCACATCCGGGAGCAGCTGGCCCAGGAGACCGGCCTCAACATGCGGGTCATTCAG GTGTGGTTCCAGAACCGGCGCTCCAAGGAACGGCGCATGAAGCAGCTGAGCGCGCTGGGCGCCCGGAGGCACGCCTTCTTCCGCAGCCCCCGCCGCATGAGGCCGCTGGTGGACCGTCTGGAGCCGGGCGAGCTCATCCCCAACGGGCCCTTCTCCTTCTACGGAG ACTACCAGAGTGAATATTACGGACCTGGAAGCAACTACGACTTCTTCCCCCAAGGACCTCCTTCCTCTCAGGCTCAGACGCCGGTGGATCTCCCGTTCGTGCCCTCCTCGGGGCCACCAGGGACGCCTCTTGGGGGCATGGAGCACCCTTTGCCCGGCCACCACCCTTCCAGCGAAGCGCAGCGGTTCACAGATATCATGTCCCACCCGCCAGGAGACTCGCCCAGTCCGGAACCCAACCTCCCCGGTTCGTTGCACTCCATGTCGGCAGAAGTGTTTGGCCCGAGCCCTCCGTTTTCCTCGATATCCGTCAACGGCGGTGCTAATTATGGGAGCCATTTGTCACATCCGCCTGAAATGAACGAGGCAGCTGTGTGGTAG